The Archangium primigenium genomic interval CCCCACCGTCATCACCCTCACCGAGGGGGAACACGACCTGGAGGTGGAGAGCCGGGACGTGAGCCCCCTGCACCAGCCCGTGCTGGTGCGGGCGGATCAGGAGACGCGCGTGCATGCGCCGCTGCGCTACGTGCCGCCGCCGGTGCGCGCCGCGTCCAAGAACCTGCTCAGCGTGGACGAGGCCCCCGCCTCCATCAGCGTGCTGTCGCGCGAGGAGCTGCGCGCCTTTGGCTACACCACGCTCGCCGAGGCCTTGAGCGCCGTGCGGGGCATCTTCGTGTCCGACGATCGGACGTACACCTACCTGGGCGTGCGCGGCTTCGCGCCCCCGGGGGACTTCAACACCCGCGTGCTCATCCTCTGGGACGGCCATCCGCTCAACGACATCGTGACGGGCCAGGGCTACTCGGCGCGCGACCTGGCGGTGGACCTGGGCGAGGTGGAGCGCATCGAGGTGGTGCGGGGCCCGGGCAGCGCCCTGTACGGCACGGGCGCCTTCTTCGCCGTCATCAACGTGGTGCCCCGGGACACGCTGGGGGGCGAGCAGCACGCGGAGCTCACCGGGGCGGCGGGCTCGCTCGGCGCCCTGCGGGTGCGCGCGAGCGCGGGCTGGGAGCGGGGCCGGGACTCGGTGCTCCTGTCCGTGGCGGGGCTCAATCTCCGGGGCGCGGAGCTCACGCGGCTGGGCAGCGGCCTGCCCACGATCGAGGGCCTGGACGCGGAGCGCGCCGCGAGCGCCTCGCTCCGGGCCCGCGCGGGTCGGCTCGGGCTGCACGCCCAGTGGCACTGGCGGCTCAAGCAGAGCCCCATGGGCCCCTTCGGCACGGTGCTCGGCGCGCCGGGCACCCAGGTGAGCGACGTGCGCGGCTTCGCCGAGGCGCGCTACGAGCAGCCCCTGAGCGAGCGCCTGGTGCTGTCCCTGCGCGGCGCCTACGACGCCAGCCGCTACGAGGGCCATTGGGTGTACGCCCAGTCCGACGAGGGCCTGAGGCAGGACACCGACGCCTCGCGCGCGGACTGGCTGTCGGCCGAGGCCCGGCTGCGCCTGCGCCTGGGCGCCCACCACCTCACCTTCGGCACGGAGGGCCAGGCCCAGGTGCGCCTGGATCAAAAGAGCTTCGGCCCCAAGGGCTCGGCCCCCATGCCCATCGGCTCGCGCGCGCTCCTGTCCGCCTACCTGCTGGACGAGTGGAACCTCCATCCGAGCTGGAGCCTGTTCGCCGGCGTGCGCCTGGATCGCTACACGAACCTGGACAGCGCGCCCTTCACGCCGCGCCTGGCGCTCATCGGCCGGCCCTATGCCCAGGGCCTCACCAAGCTGGTGGTGGGCCGCGCCTTTCGCGCCCCCACCCCCTACGAGCTGGACTACGAGGATGGGGGACGCGCCCAGGCGGCCGCAGGCCAACTGGCGCCGGAGACCATCACCACCCTGGAGCTCGAGCACGCGCATGACGTGACGAACGAGCTGCGCCTCACGCTCGCCGGCTACCACAACCGCATCTCCAACCTGGTGGTGCTCCAGCCCCAGGACGGCCCGCCGGGCTGTGGAGATCCCGCCGCCC includes:
- a CDS encoding TonB-dependent receptor domain-containing protein, with the translated sequence MRDVCRLLLLLSLLLVPAAVRASNTADEADVSFEVGNQAYARRQYVEALRSYFTSYRLVPNRNVLYNIARCYEALGRYNEAYRYYNDLTREALPAVDAAEVERALERLRPKVALIRITTDPPGAEVFVDREDLGARGLSPQTLALSPGRHEVMVHKDGYRRATVSVELTPGRAEQRTFTLELITGGVRLTGTPSGAEVRASPDGPVLGQVPGTLRFPPGQHVLHVSAPGHTPAQVVVDVVADEEVPFSVALSPRPPPTGRLIVTANRDNATVRVDGRPMGFTPTVITLTEGEHDLEVESRDVSPLHQPVLVRADQETRVHAPLRYVPPPVRAASKNLLSVDEAPASISVLSREELRAFGYTTLAEALSAVRGIFVSDDRTYTYLGVRGFAPPGDFNTRVLILWDGHPLNDIVTGQGYSARDLAVDLGEVERIEVVRGPGSALYGTGAFFAVINVVPRDTLGGEQHAELTGAAGSLGALRVRASAGWERGRDSVLLSVAGLNLRGAELTRLGSGLPTIEGLDAERAASASLRARAGRLGLHAQWHWRLKQSPMGPFGTVLGAPGTQVSDVRGFAEARYEQPLSERLVLSLRGAYDASRYEGHWVYAQSDEGLRQDTDASRADWLSAEARLRLRLGAHHLTFGTEGQAQVRLDQKSFGPKGSAPMPIGSRALLSAYLLDEWNLHPSWSLFAGVRLDRYTNLDSAPFTPRLALIGRPYAQGLTKLVVGRAFRAPTPYELDYEDGGRAQAAAGQLAPETITTLELEHAHDVTNELRLTLAGYHNRISNLVVLQPQDGPPGCGDPAAPTACVVFSNRSGETRAWGAEVGLRWQPGRYLLVDLSYSFVSLRNASREALNASPTHLAAGRVLLPLGQGDVRLATQATYQSARGDAGDGGDHGEALLLGMGLSGELAHLRYFAGVQNLLDTRYALALGEERSAVPVPQYGRTFTLQLTGGF